The DNA window tttttttttttttggcaaatgaTTGCGTTAGCGAGGAGGGATAGCGGTGAGATCAAATCTGCACTATAGTGTATAGGCATTATTACTGTTTGTTACAGGTAGCCTTACTCTGCATTTATTGGTTATCACCCTAAATTGAATTAGATCTTGGACCCCATCTCAGCTGTGTGGATCTATTTCTGAATTCTAAACTCTTATTGCTTCTACCTAACCTTCCCCATCCAAGTTAGATCAAAGCGAAAATGATTTTCGCACACTTATTTTTTCTATCTTCACAATTATTTATTTCCGTCTCTTAATTCTTTTGATATATTCAATTCAAAGACAAAAAATAAGCAAAGTTATAAATCTTAAAAGCGGAATATATCATAGCTTACACTCGAGATCTCTACCGAAATCTCCAACACAAAACCAACAACAGAAAACATATTGACATTCAATTCCCAAGCAGAGAGAACACAACATACTATCTACACCTAACAGAGGATGGAAAAACAACCTCTAGAGAGGAAAATGAAGCGAAACATGAAGGTGACAAAGTACCTCCCTTACCGACCATCAGCGGAAGTAAAAGACTCTGCAAAGCCAGTTGGCCTTGCCGGTATACTCCCCTTGCTGTCTTCCAGGTTCAGATAACTGGAGTCCTTTCCTTCTGCGTCCTGCCAGCCCTTCACCATCTGGTTAAGCGGCAGGCTATAATCAATCCCAGAATACTCCTCGTTCTCATCATCGATAGGTTTCCATTTTTCAACAAGCGGGGACAAAACATTCACGGCATGGCTCATATCCGGTCTTTGGCTGGGTTCCCTTGCAGTGCAGTGCCCGGCGAGTTCTGCAATTATGGCGATGCTCTCAAATGTTTCTTCATTTCTGTCAAGAGTTGGGTCGATAGCAGCCATGAGTTTCTCCTTATTCGATTTTATGTGCCAGAACCATGCAGCCAAGTATTGACTTTCTTCAGGTCTATCCTCATCTAGTGCCATCATTCCAGTTAACAGCTCCATTAACACAACTCCGAAACTGAAGACATCTGCTTTCGTTGTAATTTTTCCCGTCACTGAACCCATCAACAAGTGAGGTGGCGTTAGCAGGATTCGTCACAAGCATCAAAGGAAGataacagaaattaaaaattttgaacttTAAAAATCCTAGCAACGGTATTATCAATCCAAAATCCGAAACATGCTGTGTGCAATGCTGTCAGCTTATAATCGGTTACAAACTTTACTAATTATATGAACATGAAACATTAATATTCAGTAATAGTTTGAAAGGTCCCAGACGGCTTACCAGCATACTCCGGTGCTAAGTACCCGAAAGTCCCGGCAAGCCTGGTCACAACGGATCTTTCACCATCAGGAGCCAGTTTCACCAATCCAAAATCTGAAACTTTTGCTTTAAAATCATCACCCAGTAAGATATTTGATGATTTAAGATCTctgtgtatgaagcttttgtgagctAGATTGTGAAGATAATCCATCCCTCTAGCAACATCCAAGGCAATGTTTAGCCTCCTCTTCCAAGAGAGCGGCTCTAATTCGAAGGTCTTCCAACGGAAAAGATGCCTGCTTAGAGCCCCCTGAGGCATATACTCATAGACAAGAATTCTCTCGTTTCCTTCAACGGAATACCCCAGAAGCGATACCAAATGACGGTGTCTGACCTTTGACAGAACTGCAATTTCGGCCTGGAATTCATCCAAGGCTTTGTTGCTAATCACACCAGCCTCCATTCTTTTTACTGCTATTTTTGTACCGTCATCCAGTTCTCCCTTATAAACCACCCCAAAGCCACCACGGCCTAGCTCATTTTCTGGGGCAAAATTGTTTGTCACGTTTCGAAGAACTTGAACTGATATGATGAGATTCCCCGCTTCAATGACATGGGACTCACCTATTCCACTACTGTTTCTGCTTGCAGAGCTCCCTGTAACGGTAGAAGCGCTTCCATTGGTATTGCTGGCAACAACAACCTTAACCATACTATCCGAATCAGATGCATCTCTCGGGTGAATTACATGGGAAGTTGAATTCTTGAATGCATCTCTTCTCTTCTTACAGTACATAGATAAAGGAATTACAAGCAAAAACGCAATAACAGCAACACTTGCAACCGGAGCTACAAAAGAAACAGTGCTAGACCTTTTCAATGCTTTATGTTGGTTCAGTTGAGAAGTACCATTGACATGAGAACCTGAATCTGTGGATGAGGAAGGGCTATCTTCTGGTGCTGCCCCTGCCGCAGATGGATTACCATTAAACAAACGATTCCCATCAACGGCAACTTTGACAATGCTACTGAATTTCGGCAATGGAGGGGAAATATTGTTCCCACTAAGATCCAACTCAGTCAAGGATTTCAAGCTAGTCCAATTTTCAGGAACTgaaccccacaaattgttgttCTGAAGCCTAATTTGAACAAGAGATTCTAACTTCGCAACCGAATGACTCAATGTACCATTCAGATTATACTTGGGCAGATTTATAACAGACACCTTCCCATCGTTCCCACAACTCACTCCCAACCACGACCGGCACGGATCATTACCAGACCATTTAGAAACAAGCGTTGAAGGGTAATTCAACCCGCTAAGGAACTCGATAAGCGCCATAACCTCCGCGGAGCAAGGAACCCCGGGAGTGGACTGACAAAACGCATTCGAATCAAAACTCGCATTGCGAGCTTTGAATTTCGGGATTGGACCCATCAAATGATTATTGTTCAAGGTCAAACTATCAAGTGCTAAATTAGCCAAACCATCAGGAACTAAACCAACAAACTGGTTTTGATTAAGATTAAGATCTTTCAAAGATGTTAAATTACCAATGCTGTTCGGAATCACGCCGGAAAACTGATTCCCGTGGAGCCACACGCTGTTGAGCTGCACCATTGTGGTCAGAACATCAATCGGACCACTCAATCCGCCGCCGGTCGGATTGTTCAGCCAAAGTATCTGCAAATTAAGGCCGTTAAAGCTGGGCGGAATCCCGCCGGACAGTCCGTTACCCGAGAGTTGCAAAACCGTTAGGGACGACATGTTCCCGAGAAAATGGGGCAATGGACCGACCAGATTACAACTCATGCAACTAAGATTCTGCAACTGCGCCGAGTTCCCCAGCTGAGGAGGGAAACTCCAGCCTGTCGTGGCATTCAAATTGTTGTCGTCCAAAGCCAAAACCTCCAGAGAATCGAGACCTTCGAAGAAGTCGACAGGAATCGAAGTGAAGTCGTTGAAATCCAAGTAAGCAAACCGGAGCTTCGACAGCCCCTTGAGGGAAGGGAGGGGCCCACTGAAGTGGTTCCTCTGGAGGCCAATGTTTGTGAGCTCAGTGAGCTGGTTGAAGTTCAGGGGCAGAGGACCCTTCAGGCCAAGGTTCTGGACCTGAATCTGGGACACTCTCGAACCGGCGCAGAAGACGTGGGCCCACCTGGCCCCACATGGGTCGTCGCCATTTTCCGGCCACTTCAAGAGCTCTGGGTTTTCTAGATTTTTTCTCAGCTGGTTGAGGATTGCAAGGTCGTTCGGGTCTGTGGCGCTCAGAGCAAGTGAAGCTAGTGAGAGAAGCAGGAGGAGGAGTGAGAGAGCATGTTCTGCAGCAGCACTATGGTGTTTTTCCATGGCGGATCTGCAGCTTCAGAAGAAGCATTGAAGAAAACCTGGAAAGCTGTGGAGAAGAAGCTTCATGCGAGCATCAATGGCGGTTTTGTGGACTGCCCTTGCGAAATCTCGGAACCCAATTGACAAAAAAAGCGAAATAAATCGGATATTTAGTTGAACACCATgaccaacaaaacaaaagatgaTTTGTACAGTCACAGACTCCAAGTTATTGGAAAATATTGatttaaacagtaattaaaaaccataaaGTTATAagctttattttaattttttttgctttttcgaACAAATACAAAAGCAGCTTTGAGAGCAAGTTACAACCACCAAAAGCGGATTTATATAAGAAATATTCGACACCCAGAATCAAATATGAAAGATTGGAAATGTTGGATGCATGTCTTAATTAGGATTAATGTTTCGTTATTATGCATGTCTCATCCGTACTGTTTATGGACGTTTGGTGCGCACCACACCTTCCTTTTCAACTACCAAGGGCGTCATTGTCCTTCGAACATGTgctcaatgcttatagtttcaCGCAAACGATGTATTCACGCTACTTTTCTCTTCATGCacgtttatgtttattttttatgtttaaaatgaataaTTAATAGAAAATTAAGATGCAGAAATAAACAAGAGTTGTGTAAAAGGAGAAAAATGGTGTGTGAACATCATTTTTTCGGTTCATGATTGATGCTATTTGTTAGATTGTAAAACAAGttatatattttacaaaaacCTTTCACATAGTATATAATGCCTGCATTTGATGCTATTTGTtgatttttattgatgacaaGTTTGATGCTTAATTATAGTTAACTTATTCGATGCCAAAATcttatatttagaaaaaaagaACTCAACCACAACATGCTACGTCAAATCTGCCCCAATAAATAATATTGAACTCAAACAACAACGTCACAAATTgaaaaactcaataatttacTAAACAAAACACTTATATATTAATCCATACGGTTTTTCTACAACATGCTACAATACCCCTCAATTCATTTTCATGTTTTGAAATCGTTTCATGGAAATTATTACCAATACCATCAAACATCTCTTTATATAAAGATAACCATATTATCATTCATCTATTATTTTTCTATCCAATTTCTCAAATATTTCATAGCCGAAAATACTCTTATCACATGGGATTGCTATACATTATGtgcattttttttcacaaaGAAAACTAAGTGGGTCATCCGCCCCTGGGCCCAAGGTGGCTCCCCATCCGTGGACGTTAacgagttaaaaaaaaaaaaaaaagaagaacgaTTTCATTCATTGAAAGTACAAAATGTCATTACAAGTGTATATATCACGAAAAATTCGGTCTCAAAAGATTCTTTGTAAATTAGATCTAAAAATAGTATTATAAAGTATCgctaataataaaagaatgaataGATTTCAAACACTTGTTAAAAGACGAGCTCATCGAAAATCGTAAAATTATATAAATCAATAAATCTTTTAAACTTCATATTACATGAAGATTTTgccgggaaaaaaaaaatctcaaatcatATTATGAAATGGAGTACGACGAGATCGGAACAGAATTTATGGTTGGTTGAGGCCGTTAGGGCATAATTACACTTTAATATATGAAATTAATAATCAAACCTATCAAACAAAATATTAAGATAAATAGTTTTATTCATGCTTAATGAATTTTGTCGCGAACATTTTGTGGTGGACTTGGACTGAGACCGATcccatatgcatgcatggctgCTTCTCATTCCGTGACCTGGATTTTGTATGATAGAAAATTAGAAATGGTTAAAGATTAGAAGCTTCTCCACAGCTTCTGTCTCGTACAAGCAACCTTTTtagcttttaattttttaatttcattttctgTAGGAGATTTTAATTTTAGTGTCATTGCAAATGCCAAATGGATAAAGTCATTGCAAAAACTTGCTTATTGTGCTCAAAGCTGTAAAAGAAAGTAATTGATGGTTTATTGACACGTATAATGTTATGACTGATTTACCGTGCAACTAAACTTAAATCTCTACCTCACAATGTCATTgtgtcaaaaaaaaaagttcttgTACATTTGCTCCTCCCAAATTCCTGgataccagaaaaaaaaaatggcgaCAGTATATAAGAAATCGTCGAAATGGGGTAACTATTAAATGAAGCAATTAAATGGGATAATAGCTAGTCAAATTCACAAACAAAACTGAAAGATTAAGGTATGAGGTGGAAAACTTGATAACTATATGCAATTATATTATTAGGCACTTGTAGCCATGTGGGATTAGTAATAGTGTTCAATGAGTGACTCTTCTGAATGCATGTGGATGATCGGGATTTGGAAGTTCTTATATATGTGTGATATaggtgttgattttttttttcctttgaaaaAGTTGTCCTATTAAATTGTAAATTTGaccataaataaaatttaattccaGTATCCCAAATTATATAATGCAAGTATTAACGgcaataggaaaactaatgaaaagggcttgaaaactttgagttttaacaataaggacaaaataaagggtaaagtgaatagtatcaggtttgactttttagtataaaaatgtggtttttcgttaaagtgaacagtaccgtgagtttttcattaaaactccctattATGTAATGTCTCCcctattattattgtttttttttactaaaacaaTACATATGATATTTACATGGAGGGAGATACGAGCACAATACCTCAGGTGCAAATGTGAAAAGTAATTAACTGAGTTACAAGCCACTAGCCACTTGCCACTTGCCACTTGCAAGATGTCTCCCCATTATTTGATGCTTAATCTAGTACACTGGCAGAGCCACGTTAAGGGCTACCCTGGGCTATAACCCATGTAGCTTttggtgaaaaataaaattttacatgtaatttttataGATTTTCAAATGTAACCCACTATATATTTAGTCATTGATCCAAATTCTCTCagtttaaatatttaaaattatataatacagtTTACAAACCATCTCTTGTTCTTACATCTCTTTTCTTAGCGcttgtacatgtacaagttTCAATCTAAACACATATTTGTTTAATAACGAAAACTCTTGGCTCACATTGTGAAAAAATTCTTAAGCTAGCTGAGACTGTGAAAAATACAGTATCAAATTTCtttgtttataaaaatttaaatcttTAAGCTAGCCCACCCCAGTGAAAAATTCCTAACTCCGCCATTGATCTAGTACAAGAATCTTGCATGGTTATTGGTTAATATTCTTCTCCATATATATAGAAACACATTCACGTACGCATAACTTGAAaaatatttggtttttaatttagaAACATCTGTCCATCCAGGCCATTTAATCGATTTTTCTGTCTAATTTAAATGGTCCAAGTTTTGtataaaattatacttgttgAAATAATGTTTGCACATGATACTTATAATTTTGTATATACATTTTTGCTAGATTTGTCTCGACAATGTTGATTGCACATTCACTAACTGCCAAATCATAATCCATAGATGAATCAATGACTCACGAAAAATATCCAAGAATATTACGTGTACACAAGTTTGAAGAATTTCACTTGAACTCACAATATaacatccaaaaaaaaaaaaaaaagaagaagaagaaattataGAGTACTTAATTACATTAAGAAATCTGAGGTCTGAGACGAACTGTCAAAATATTGACAAGTTTAATAATAGTGTGTAAACCACCAAATTAATTCTGTTAATTTTCttatgaaattaattaatgaacACGAATGTATATGTGAATGGCAAAAGtaaaaattg is part of the Malus domestica chromosome 12, GDT2T_hap1 genome and encodes:
- the LOC103443253 gene encoding receptor protein kinase TMK1-like; the protein is MEKHHSAAAEHALSLLLLLLSLASLALSATDPNDLAILNQLRKNLENPELLKWPENGDDPCGARWAHVFCAGSRVSQIQVQNLGLKGPLPLNFNQLTELTNIGLQRNHFSGPLPSLKGLSKLRFAYLDFNDFTSIPVDFFEGLDSLEVLALDDNNLNATTGWSFPPQLGNSAQLQNLSCMSCNLVGPLPHFLGNMSSLTVLQLSGNGLSGGIPPSFNGLNLQILWLNNPTGGGLSGPIDVLTTMVQLNSVWLHGNQFSGVIPNSIGNLTSLKDLNLNQNQFVGLVPDGLANLALDSLTLNNNHLMGPIPKFKARNASFDSNAFCQSTPGVPCSAEVMALIEFLSGLNYPSTLVSKWSGNDPCRSWLGVSCGNDGKVSVINLPKYNLNGTLSHSVAKLESLVQIRLQNNNLWGSVPENWTSLKSLTELDLSGNNISPPLPKFSSIVKVAVDGNRLFNGNPSAAGAAPEDSPSSSTDSGSHVNGTSQLNQHKALKRSSTVSFVAPVASVAVIAFLLVIPLSMYCKKRRDAFKNSTSHVIHPRDASDSDSMVKVVVASNTNGSASTVTGSSASRNSSGIGESHVIEAGNLIISVQVLRNVTNNFAPENELGRGGFGVVYKGELDDGTKIAVKRMEAGVISNKALDEFQAEIAVLSKVRHRHLVSLLGYSVEGNERILVYEYMPQGALSRHLFRWKTFELEPLSWKRRLNIALDVARGMDYLHNLAHKSFIHRDLKSSNILLGDDFKAKVSDFGLVKLAPDGERSVVTRLAGTFGYLAPEYAVTGKITTKADVFSFGVVLMELLTGMMALDEDRPEESQYLAAWFWHIKSNKEKLMAAIDPTLDRNEETFESIAIIAELAGHCTAREPSQRPDMSHAVNVLSPLVEKWKPIDDENEEYSGIDYSLPLNQMVKGWQDAEGKDSSYLNLEDSKGSIPARPTGFAESFTSADGR